Within the Bradyrhizobium ottawaense genome, the region GGGGGCGAAGCGGCGCGCCCGTCACATTGCATACAAAGAGAATGGCTTGCTCATAAAATGGACAGCCTATTTCGTTGGCTCATTAATTGAGCGACGTTTCGTCGCATCTCCTCACACCGGCCAAACCAGATCCTGCAATTCGCGGAGGTCGCCGACTTGGTGCTGCCAGCCCTCGATGCAGATATGGCGGAGCGGATCGCTGGCACGATGCAGCAGCATCAGCGCCATCAGCCGCCGCTTCAAGGTGGCATCGATATAAGCGGCTGAATAACCGAATCCCTCCAACAGGCTCAAAACCCGGCGCGGCTTGCCCGCAGCCATGAAGGCGCTCGGACCCAGCAAGTCGTATTCACCCCAGCCGGTCATCACGTCCCCGAAGTCGATCAGCCCGGACAGCCGCCAATTCGCGCCGTCGCGGCTCAACAGGAAATTCTCCGGAATGTATTCACCGGTCAGGATCACCGGCGGCGTGTCCAGCGGAATCAGCGTGGGCACCTCGCGCAGGAGATCGTCCAGCCCATCGAGGAATTTCGGCGGCAAGCCGAGACGGACATGGCGCGCACGGCATCCCGCCATCTGCACCGCGATGAACCGGTCCCAGCGCGGCTCCATCAGGGAAAGCTCTCCCACCGGAACGCGCTGCACGTCCGCGATGGTCGCGCCGATCTGGGCGAGAACAATTTCCTTCTGATCTTCCGGCAAAGCTGGCCACGCGTCCCTACCGAGGACGCCGGATAGCCGCGTGATGACGAGATACGGCCAGCCGTCACGCTCGCCTTCGAACACGATTTCGGGGATCGAGATGCCAAGGCGGCCGCGCAGCAGCGCCAGCGATGCGCGCTCCGAAACAAACTGGCCGCGCAGCAAGGGCGGAAAAAGTTTCAGGATCACATCATCGCCGAGACCGATGACGAGATTGGTCCCGGTGGAGAAAATGTGCGGCGAAGCGGTCGGCAGGCCGTGGCCATGCGCAATATCGAGTGCCACCAGCAACCATTGCGAGGTGTCGGCGCGCCAGGCCTTGAACGCCTCGAAATTCGGTAGATCCGGCAATGGAAGCATCAGGAGCCCGGCCTAACTATTTTCGACGCGTTTTCTTCACGCGAACCGGTATCCACTTCGCTTAAAAACGCTATCTGTCCGGATTGGCGCGTTCGAACTGGCGTAGCATGCGGTTGCCGCGCTCGACGGCGAAATCGAGCGCGGCCTGGGCCGACCGTTTGCCACTGAAGGCCTGCTCCAGCTCCTCGTCGATGACGTCGCGGATCAGGACGAACGAGCCGAGCCGGATTCCCTTTGAATTGTCGGTCGGTGGCTTCAATGTCATCTGCTCGATCGAGATCGCAGCACCCGGATTGCGGTCGTAGAACCCCTGTGCGCGGGTGAGGTCGAAGGCGGCGCGGGTGATCGGCAGATAGCCGGTGTTCTGGTGCCAGGCGGCCTGGATTTCCGGCTTCGAAAGATAGGCAAAGAATTTTGCGACGCCGGCATATTCGGCGCGCGGCCGGTCGCGCAACACCCACAGGGTGGCGCCGCCGATGATGGTGTTTTGCGGCGCGCCCTGCACGTCGGGCCAGTACGGCATCATGCCGTAGCCGACCTCGAATTTCGAATTGGCCTTGATGTCGGCGCGCGTCGCCGACGAGCCGATGAAGATTCCGCACTCGCCTTTCTGAAAGCGCGGCTCGGCCGACTGCCCGCGGCCGCCATAGTCGAACACTTTCGTGGCCTGCCATTCCGCCAGTTGCGCAATGTGGCGCACCACCAGCGGGTTGTTGAAGGTGAGCTCGGCGTCGAGCCCGCCGAAGCCGTTGGCCCGGGTTGCCAGCGGCAGGTTGTGGAACGCCGAAAAATTCTCGACATTGATCCAGGACGGCCAGGATGTGGTGAGGCCGCAGACCGCACCGGCCGAGCGTAGCCGCTTCGCAGCGGTGCCGACCTCGGGCCAGGTCTTCGGCGCCGCCTCCGGATCGAGGCCCGCAGCGCGAAACATATCCTTGTTGTAATAAAGGATCGGCGTCGAAACATTGAACGGAAACGACAGCATGTTGCCGGCGACGTCGGAGTAGTAGCTGGTGACGGCGGGCAGATAGGCGCCCGGCGAGAACGGCTCCGACTGGTCGCGCATCAGCTCGAACACGGGATAGATCGCCCCCTTCGCCGCCATCATGGTCGCGGTCGCGATCTCGTTGACCTGAACGATGGCGGGCTGGCTGCGCGAACGGAAGGCGAAGATCGAGGCCGTCACCGTTTCGGTATAGTTGCCCTTATAGGCCGGCACGATCCGGTAGTCGGACTGCGAGGCGTTGAAACCGGCCGCCAGCTTCTCGACCTGCTTGCCGAGTTCGCCCGACATCGCGTGCCACCACATGATCTCGGTGGCGGCTTGCGCGGGCGACACCAGCCCGATGGCCGCGAGCGCTGTGAGCTGCAAGAATTTCAAGGTCAGTTTCACTGATGAACCACTCTGCTGCGCCGCTGCCCGCGATGAATTGGTTTAGCCGTCCTCTTAAATCCCCGGCACGGCAGTTTCAATGCGACTTTCAATCCGCCTTCCGTCCATCCGGAGCTTTGCAGCGCACAATCCACGATTGTAGCCGGGTCGACGCCTTGACTATCCCTTGGCTATCCCTTGATAGCCAACCCGCGGGAATTTCTGCTAAACCGCGTTGAACCTTTTCGTCCCGCCGCAGACTCCATCAACAAGGGGATTTGTTGCCAGTGTACCGCCGCGCTGACCTTTCGCGGACCATCAAGCTTGTTGTCGCGCTGTGTCTGACAGTCGTTTCAACGGGCGTTTTTGCGCGTGAATTTCGCGCCGCCGATACCCAGAACGAGGACTATCCGACCGTCCAGGCGCTGGGCTACATGGGCAGCCTGGTCTCGGAACGCAGCGGCGGCCGTCTCCAGATCAAGGTGTTCCATTCCCACCAGCTCGGCGAGGAGAAGGAGACCCTCGAACAGACCCGCGTCGGCGCGATCGATCTCAACCGGACCAACGTCGCCTTGATCGGGACGATGGTGCCGTCGATGAACGTGCTGGCGATGCCGTTTCTGTTTCGCTCGATCGAGCATCTGCAGAAAGTGCTGGATGGTCCGATCGGCAGTGAGATCCTGGACAGCTTCGAGCCCTACGGCTTCGTAGGGCTCGCATTTTACGATTCCGGCGCCCGCTCGATCTACAACAGCGTCCGGCCGATTCGTTCGATCGATGACCTCAAGGGATTGCGACTGCGGGTGCAGCAATCTGAACAGATGTCCGCGATGATCGGTGCGCTCGGCGCGGAGCCGGTCGAACTGCCCTATGGGCAGGTGCTGATCGGGCTCTCCACCAAGTTGATCGACGGCGCGGAGAACAACTGGCCCTCCTTCATCACCACCGATCACTACAAGTTCGCCGGCTTCTATACACTGACCAAACACACGATGAGCCCCGAAGTGCTGGTGATGTCGCAAAAGGCATGGTCGAGCCTGACACCTGAAGACCAGAGGATATTTCGTGAAGCGGCGCTGCGATCGAGCCGCTTCATGCGCGAGAAGTGGCGGGATCTCGAGGAGCGCTCGCGCAAGCGGGCGGAAGACGCCGGTGTCAGGATCATCACCGATATCGACCGCAAGCCGTTCGAAGCGGCGATGTCCGGGATCTATGCCAGGGCACAGCGCGACCCCGCGATGGCCGAGTTGATCGAACGCATTCGCAAGGTGGAGTGAATTGGCCGAGACGCCGCAACAGAACGGAGCAATGGAACGGCCGGCGAGCTTCGCCGCGCGCGGCCGTTTCCGCATCGTTCAGGTGCTGCGGGCGGTGCCGATCCGCTGGCGCATCCTGTCGATCGCGGGGCTAAACTCCGCGGTCGTCGTGGTGCTCGCCGCGCTGATCTGGAACGGCGCCGCGGTGCTGGGATCGGCCTGGGAAGATGTCCGTCAGGTGCGGGAATCCGACAAGATCCTGGCGCGGCTGGAAAGCGAAACCAGCCGCCTGCAGAACCTGATCCATCGCTACATCAACCAGCCGAGCCCGGAACTGTTCGCCGAAATCCTGCTGCTGCGCGAAGCCGTCCTCGGCACGCTCACCACGCGCGCATCGGCCGACCCGATGCTTTCAGGATCGGTCGAGCGGCTGGAGCACGTCACCGACCGCTTCCTCAACGGCTTCGGCGAATTGCGCGGGGTGCAGGCGACCATCACCAAGACCTACGAGCAGCAGGTGCTGGGCCCGGCCAAGGAGATGGCCGGGCTCTATTCCATCATCGAGGGCGCCACCGGCCACCGCGATGCACTGATCTGGCCGGCGCTCGGCAAATCCCGCGAGGCGTTCACGGGAATGCTGGTCGCCGCCAACTCCTATTACCTGTCGCTCGCCTCGGCCGCCGCCGAGGAGGCGCGCCGCAATACCGAGACGATCGAGAAAACCATTCCCGTCATGTCCGACCTCGCCGACAACGACCTGCAGCGCATGGCGCTGACGCGGTTGAACGCACGGACGCTGGCGCTGCGCGAGGGCTTTGCCAAGCTGACCGAGCAGCTCGCCAACCGGACCGAGCTGCTGCGCAACACCATCGACGCCAGCCAGGCCGATGCGATCGGCGTCATCGACGAGCTGTCGGTCAAGATGCGCCAACGCGAGCAGAAGGCGCAGGAGACCTTCGACCGGACGCTGTCGTCGATTTCGCGCCGGGTGCTGTCGATCGCGGTGATCTTCC harbors:
- a CDS encoding aminoglycoside phosphotransferase family protein produces the protein MLPLPDLPNFEAFKAWRADTSQWLLVALDIAHGHGLPTASPHIFSTGTNLVIGLGDDVILKLFPPLLRGQFVSERASLALLRGRLGISIPEIVFEGERDGWPYLVITRLSGVLGRDAWPALPEDQKEIVLAQIGATIADVQRVPVGELSLMEPRWDRFIAVQMAGCRARHVRLGLPPKFLDGLDDLLREVPTLIPLDTPPVILTGEYIPENFLLSRDGANWRLSGLIDFGDVMTGWGEYDLLGPSAFMAAGKPRRVLSLLEGFGYSAAYIDATLKRRLMALMLLHRASDPLRHICIEGWQHQVGDLRELQDLVWPV
- the ugpB gene encoding sn-glycerol-3-phosphate ABC transporter substrate-binding protein UgpB codes for the protein MKFLQLTALAAIGLVSPAQAATEIMWWHAMSGELGKQVEKLAAGFNASQSDYRIVPAYKGNYTETVTASIFAFRSRSQPAIVQVNEIATATMMAAKGAIYPVFELMRDQSEPFSPGAYLPAVTSYYSDVAGNMLSFPFNVSTPILYYNKDMFRAAGLDPEAAPKTWPEVGTAAKRLRSAGAVCGLTTSWPSWINVENFSAFHNLPLATRANGFGGLDAELTFNNPLVVRHIAQLAEWQATKVFDYGGRGQSAEPRFQKGECGIFIGSSATRADIKANSKFEVGYGMMPYWPDVQGAPQNTIIGGATLWVLRDRPRAEYAGVAKFFAYLSKPEIQAAWHQNTGYLPITRAAFDLTRAQGFYDRNPGAAISIEQMTLKPPTDNSKGIRLGSFVLIRDVIDEELEQAFSGKRSAQAALDFAVERGNRMLRQFERANPDR
- a CDS encoding TRAP transporter substrate-binding protein translates to MPVYRRADLSRTIKLVVALCLTVVSTGVFAREFRAADTQNEDYPTVQALGYMGSLVSERSGGRLQIKVFHSHQLGEEKETLEQTRVGAIDLNRTNVALIGTMVPSMNVLAMPFLFRSIEHLQKVLDGPIGSEILDSFEPYGFVGLAFYDSGARSIYNSVRPIRSIDDLKGLRLRVQQSEQMSAMIGALGAEPVELPYGQVLIGLSTKLIDGAENNWPSFITTDHYKFAGFYTLTKHTMSPEVLVMSQKAWSSLTPEDQRIFREAALRSSRFMREKWRDLEERSRKRAEDAGVRIITDIDRKPFEAAMSGIYARAQRDPAMAELIERIRKVE